A region from the Inhella inkyongensis genome encodes:
- a CDS encoding sensor histidine kinase, protein MSLGSPLAPKARGWRVLFGWRRLRTTGLVCTAVASLFSLGWESSLPSLWARIFFIGLCLMLIYGLFEQWPRRLPPWLARWALQVVMVGLAVPFIVFFIYWASTDPGAPPFYKVGKRLSGAFIMMVFGVLLAPWVALSALVKQREAWVSEQALAFELERSELARQALDARMRLLSAQVQPHFLFNTLANVQALVETGSPRAPTVLQSLIDYLRAAVPRLNDAGATLGQELERVRAYLALMHLRMPDRLDFRVEAEPGVEALRCPPLSLMTLVENAVRHGIDPSEEGGQIRIHAAQRAGRCFLSVRDTGVGLQATGRSLGTGLAALKERLQLVFNGDAQVSLREVQPHGVCVELEFPAEPAR, encoded by the coding sequence ATGAGTCTTGGAAGCCCATTGGCCCCCAAAGCGCGCGGCTGGCGCGTCCTGTTCGGCTGGCGCCGCTTGCGCACCACCGGCCTGGTCTGCACCGCGGTGGCATCGCTGTTCAGCCTGGGCTGGGAGTCCAGCCTGCCCAGCCTGTGGGCGCGCATCTTTTTCATCGGCCTGTGCCTGATGCTGATCTACGGCCTGTTCGAGCAATGGCCGCGCCGCCTGCCGCCCTGGCTGGCGCGCTGGGCCCTGCAGGTGGTGATGGTGGGCTTGGCCGTGCCTTTCATCGTTTTCTTCATCTACTGGGCCAGCACCGACCCCGGCGCCCCGCCTTTCTACAAGGTGGGTAAACGCCTGAGTGGCGCCTTCATCATGATGGTGTTCGGTGTGCTGCTGGCGCCCTGGGTGGCGCTGTCGGCCCTGGTCAAGCAGCGCGAGGCCTGGGTCAGCGAGCAGGCGCTGGCCTTTGAGCTGGAGCGCAGCGAGCTGGCGCGCCAGGCGCTCGATGCCCGCATGCGTTTGCTCAGCGCCCAGGTGCAGCCGCATTTCCTCTTCAACACCCTGGCCAATGTGCAGGCCCTGGTCGAGACCGGCAGCCCGCGCGCGCCGACCGTGCTGCAAAGCCTGATCGATTACCTGCGCGCCGCCGTGCCGCGCCTGAACGACGCCGGCGCCACCCTGGGCCAGGAGCTGGAGCGGGTGCGCGCCTACCTGGCGCTGATGCACCTGCGCATGCCGGATCGACTGGACTTCAGGGTCGAAGCCGAGCCCGGCGTGGAGGCGCTGCGCTGCCCGCCGCTGAGCCTGATGACCCTGGTGGAAAACGCCGTGCGCCATGGCATCGACCCAAGCGAAGAAGGCGGCCAGATCCGCATCCACGCCGCCCAGCGCGCCGGCCGCTGTTTTTTGAGCGTGCGCGACACCGGTGTGGGCCTGCAGGCCACCGGGCGCAGCCTGGGCACCGGCCTGGCCGCGCTGAAGGAACGCCTGCAGCTGGTGTTCAACGGCGATGCCCAGGTGAGCCTGCGTGAGGTGCAACCCCACGGGGTGTGCGTCGAGCTGGAGTTCCCCGCGGAGCCGGCGCGCTAG
- a CDS encoding extracellular catalytic domain type 1 short-chain-length polyhydroxyalkanoate depolymerase: MNRPLRLLLRVLLALLGLLAVLAALLAYFVYTPTPELPALSGTLSKGEIRVAGQTRHYRLYRPKGLPPDAPLLLALHGSGEGPQALRASTGYGFERLAEQHGFAVLYPKSFAFDWNDCSSIGDTELNGVRADEVGFLAALVDQQVAEHGLDPRRVFVAGVSNGGSMAMRLALEDPQRYRAVAAALANVPAPQNFQCKPVAQAGTTPPLLIMNGTADPLVPYAGGEINLLGLFYKGGAVISSMDSAQYFADRQQLQAPPQIQSTQTAGGWRVEHARWLGAAGRPQVQLTTLHGAGHVLPQPWAARPRLLGPAPTEPNGPEMIWAFFEQQSR, encoded by the coding sequence ATGAATAGACCCCTGCGACTTCTACTGCGCGTGCTGCTGGCCCTGCTCGGGCTGCTGGCGGTGTTGGCGGCCCTGCTGGCCTACTTTGTCTACACGCCCACGCCCGAACTCCCGGCGCTCTCCGGCACCCTGAGCAAGGGCGAGATCCGCGTGGCCGGGCAGACCCGCCACTACCGCCTCTACCGGCCCAAGGGCCTGCCCCCGGACGCGCCGCTGCTGCTGGCCCTGCATGGCTCGGGCGAGGGGCCGCAGGCCTTGCGCGCCAGCACCGGCTATGGCTTTGAGCGCCTGGCCGAGCAGCATGGCTTTGCCGTGCTCTATCCGAAGTCCTTTGCCTTTGACTGGAACGATTGCAGTTCCATCGGCGACACCGAGTTGAACGGTGTGCGCGCCGACGAGGTGGGCTTTCTGGCGGCCCTGGTGGACCAGCAAGTGGCCGAGCACGGGCTGGACCCGCGCCGGGTGTTCGTGGCCGGCGTGTCCAACGGCGGCTCGATGGCCATGCGCCTGGCGCTGGAAGACCCCCAGCGCTACCGCGCCGTGGCCGCCGCGCTGGCCAATGTGCCGGCGCCGCAGAACTTTCAGTGCAAGCCGGTCGCGCAGGCCGGCACCACCCCGCCCCTGTTGATCATGAACGGCACGGCCGACCCGCTGGTGCCCTATGCCGGCGGCGAGATCAACCTGCTGGGCCTGTTCTACAAGGGCGGTGCGGTGATCTCCTCGATGGACTCGGCCCAGTACTTTGCGGATCGGCAGCAGCTCCAAGCCCCGCCGCAGATCCAGTCCACACAGACCGCCGGCGGCTGGCGCGTCGAGCACGCACGTTGGCTCGGCGCCGCGGGCCGCCCCCAGGTGCAGCTGACCACCCTGCACGGCGCCGGCCATGTGCTGCCCCAGCCCTGGGCCGCCCGCCCGCGCCTGCTCGGGCCTGCGCCCACCGAGCCCAATGGGCCGGAGATGATCTGGGCCTTCTTCGAGCAGCAGTCGCGGTAA
- a CDS encoding tetratricopeptide repeat protein, whose translation MRLASPRPLVIALAALLLCATPTQAAVFKDAQLEALNATGQFAELEPLAQARLKANAADAEASAALALALSLLDPADARRLEAGAAQAQRCTEQHPNEAVCHLAKAQNLGQQMLNMGMVKALRSVGALKEIWTRTLELEPTSFTARVQLAKLYVTVPGMMGGSLAKAKALEAAVRSSQPETARIIRVFIAAEGKQWGEMERELQPLRGSKDAALQEQVREATLQLALVYLNDGRDLAKAKSLYEGLLREQPTHAAGSYGLGRVQVALGQPDEGVRLLERARSLSGAADLPIDHRLGEAYLAQGDKAQAKTAWERYLTNKRAKPANLDDVRKRLAQLT comes from the coding sequence ATGCGTCTCGCCTCTCCCCGCCCCCTCGTCATTGCCCTGGCCGCCCTGCTGCTGTGCGCCACACCCACCCAGGCCGCCGTGTTCAAAGACGCCCAGCTCGAAGCCTTGAACGCCACCGGCCAGTTCGCCGAACTGGAGCCACTGGCCCAGGCGCGGCTGAAGGCCAATGCCGCCGATGCCGAGGCCAGCGCCGCGCTGGCCCTGGCGCTCAGCCTGCTGGACCCGGCCGACGCCCGCCGCCTGGAGGCCGGCGCCGCGCAGGCCCAGCGCTGTACCGAGCAGCATCCCAACGAGGCGGTCTGCCACCTCGCCAAGGCGCAGAACCTGGGGCAGCAGATGCTCAATATGGGCATGGTCAAGGCCCTGCGCAGCGTCGGTGCGCTGAAAGAGATCTGGACGCGCACGCTGGAGCTGGAACCCACCAGCTTCACCGCCCGCGTGCAACTGGCCAAGCTCTATGTGACCGTGCCCGGCATGATGGGCGGCAGCCTGGCCAAGGCCAAGGCACTGGAGGCTGCCGTGCGCAGCAGCCAGCCCGAGACGGCGCGCATCATCCGCGTCTTCATCGCCGCTGAAGGCAAGCAGTGGGGCGAGATGGAGCGCGAGCTGCAGCCCCTGCGCGGCAGCAAAGACGCCGCCCTGCAGGAGCAGGTGCGCGAAGCCACCCTGCAACTCGCGCTGGTCTATCTGAATGACGGCAGGGACCTGGCCAAGGCCAAGAGCCTTTATGAGGGCCTGCTGCGCGAGCAACCGACCCACGCCGCCGGCAGCTACGGCCTGGGCCGCGTGCAGGTCGCGCTGGGCCAGCCGGACGAAGGCGTGCGCCTGCTGGAACGGGCCCGCAGCCTCAGCGGCGCCGCTGACCTCCCCATCGACCACCGTCTGGGCGAGGCCTATCTGGCCCAGGGCGACAAGGCCCAGGCCAAGACCGCCTGGGAGCGCTACCTCACCAACAAGCGCGCCAAGCCGGCCAATCTGGACGATGTGCGCAAGCGCCTGGCCCAGCTGACCTAA
- a CDS encoding sensor histidine kinase, protein MSSNPAAQLNAAPSPTGWRALLGWRRVRTVGIVCALFILLFSFGWEPALWKLVARVFGVGLVLMLVFGLFELWPRRLPAWLPRWVLQVVAVGVAVPLALFVAFWLTDPAGAAPFWQTKRLQGYMTFTFLGMLVAPWAALAALLRQREAKVEKQAIDFELERSEMARQALEARMRLLTAQAQPHFLFNTLANVQALVETGSPRAPQLLQALTDYLRAAVPRLDGAANTLGQELELVRAYLELMQMRMPDRLAFALHVQPGLQGLRCPPMTLLTLVENAVQHGIDPSEEGGRIDVLAERLEGEAGKDGRCRLRVVDTGIGLQASGGGLGTGLAALRERLLWAYGGSATLGLQEVHPHGIQATIEFTPHSDATRP, encoded by the coding sequence ATGAGTTCCAACCCCGCCGCTCAGCTCAACGCCGCCCCTTCCCCCACCGGCTGGCGTGCCCTGCTCGGTTGGCGGCGGGTGCGCACGGTGGGCATCGTTTGCGCGCTCTTCATCCTGCTGTTCAGCTTCGGCTGGGAGCCCGCCCTGTGGAAGCTGGTGGCGCGGGTGTTCGGCGTCGGTCTGGTGCTGATGCTCGTCTTCGGCCTGTTCGAGCTGTGGCCGCGCCGCCTGCCCGCCTGGCTGCCGCGCTGGGTGCTGCAGGTGGTGGCCGTGGGGGTGGCGGTGCCGCTGGCCCTCTTCGTCGCCTTCTGGCTGACCGACCCGGCGGGCGCCGCGCCGTTCTGGCAGACCAAGCGCCTGCAGGGCTATATGACCTTCACCTTCCTGGGCATGCTGGTGGCGCCCTGGGCGGCGCTGGCCGCGCTGCTGCGCCAGCGCGAGGCCAAAGTGGAAAAGCAAGCCATTGATTTCGAGCTGGAGCGCAGTGAGATGGCCCGCCAGGCGCTGGAGGCGCGCATGCGCCTGCTCACCGCGCAGGCCCAGCCGCACTTCCTTTTCAACACCCTGGCCAATGTGCAGGCCCTGGTGGAAACCGGCAGCCCGCGCGCCCCGCAGCTGCTGCAGGCCCTGACCGACTACCTGCGCGCCGCTGTGCCGCGCCTGGACGGCGCCGCCAACACCCTGGGCCAGGAGCTGGAGCTGGTGCGCGCCTACCTGGAGCTGATGCAGATGCGCATGCCCGACCGCCTGGCCTTTGCCCTGCATGTGCAGCCCGGCCTGCAGGGCCTGCGCTGCCCGCCCATGACCCTGCTGACCCTTGTGGAGAATGCCGTGCAGCATGGCATCGACCCGAGCGAGGAGGGCGGCCGCATCGACGTCCTTGCCGAGCGGCTTGAAGGAGAGGCCGGGAAAGACGGCCGCTGCCGCTTGCGCGTGGTGGACACCGGCATCGGCCTGCAGGCCAGCGGCGGCGGCCTGGGTACCGGGCTGGCCGCGCTGCGCGAACGTCTGCTCTGGGCCTATGGCGGCAGCGCCACCCTGGGCCTGCAAGAGGTCCACCCGCACGGCATCCAAGCCACGATCGAGTTCACGCCCCATTCAGACGCCACGCGCCCATGA